In a single window of the Thermofilum uzonense genome:
- a CDS encoding 5-formyltetrahydrofolate cyclo-ligase, protein MTASNDVSKIKSEIRRQIWERMIREKVALPPFPIEGRIPNFKGADRAAKRLVEDKLFQEAEVVFCSPDSPQRHVREAVLRSGKILVMATPRLREGFIVLDPRKIEEKVFHEAATIKGAFKYGRLVTLDLPVIDLKVTGSVAVSRDGGRVGKGGGFSDLEFAILKTIGVIVDETPVVTTVHDLQFVEAIPMLKHDVPLDALYTPEKKIYTTRKLKKPEGIYWDLIPIKKFEEIPLLKILRDKNLNR, encoded by the coding sequence TTGACTGCTTCCAACGACGTTTCCAAGATAAAAAGCGAGATAAGGAGGCAGATATGGGAGAGGATGATACGCGAAAAGGTAGCCTTACCCCCTTTTCCAATAGAGGGACGTATACCTAATTTTAAGGGAGCTGATCGGGCTGCAAAGAGACTCGTTGAAGATAAACTTTTCCAAGAAGCGGAGGTTGTCTTCTGCAGCCCGGATTCACCTCAAAGGCATGTACGAGAAGCTGTACTTAGGAGCGGTAAAATACTGGTAATGGCTACACCACGTCTACGCGAGGGGTTTATCGTGCTTGACCCGCGCAAAATAGAGGAAAAAGTATTTCATGAAGCGGCAACAATCAAAGGCGCGTTTAAGTATGGGAGACTTGTCACTCTAGACCTACCAGTTATAGATTTGAAGGTTACGGGTAGCGTGGCTGTAAGCCGGGATGGCGGCAGAGTTGGTAAGGGAGGAGGGTTTAGCGACCTGGAATTTGCCATTCTCAAGACAATAGGCGTAATAGTCGATGAGACACCAGTGGTTACGACTGTACATGACCTGCAGTTCGTTGAGGCTATTCCCATGCTTAAACACGACGTCCCACTTGACGCTTTGTATACCCCTGAAAAGAAGATTTACACTACTAGAAAATTAAAGAAGCCCGAAGGTATTTACTGGGACCTCATCCCCATAAAAAAGTTTGAGGAAATCCCTCTGTTGAAGATTCTCAGGGATAAAAACTTAAACAGATGA
- the pheT gene encoding phenylalanine--tRNA ligase subunit beta: protein MPVVEVKLWDLERLVGVSLSESELRNILPRLKCEVEDIAGDTISFEATHDRPDLYSAELLSIYVKGLLGLEKGLPKVSISDHTYEAHINGPSYRPYAFFAVVKGVSLDDESIRQLMQLQEKIHLTYGRDRRKVSIGLYDLTGVEFPVKYSSVKPDAVKFKPLGFTIEMTPREVLKTHPKGIAYRHLLEGQEEVPLIVDARDQVVSFPPITNSEDYRLTENSKDILIDVTSTDPEAGKRIITLVAYAVAMRGGTIHAVRNIYREDLRTTPITEPERIVYDTALNQMLLGLDIDIENTVELLARMRMKASPLSPTTLSVEYPYFRVDILHPVDIAEEVAMAYGFDTIEPSYMPPLHPGREDGLEVFSRAVREGMIGMGFVEVNNYIMTSKALMFDRMNLPAGDIIEVENPKHETFHALRVWISPQLLATLSASKHAGYPQRIFEVGDVVIPDPMRENKARDERHLAFAIAGRGVTLTDGMAVLKTLASQFGVEVTYQPLEHPSLIQGRSAKIYSKLGELGIIGEVHPAVLQSFELKVPVVICELDLSHLKRCFEECRKAS from the coding sequence ATGCCAGTAGTTGAGGTCAAACTTTGGGACCTGGAACGCTTAGTTGGTGTAAGCCTCTCAGAAAGCGAGCTGAGGAACATACTACCCCGCTTAAAATGCGAGGTCGAAGACATAGCGGGAGACACTATATCCTTTGAGGCTACCCATGACAGGCCAGACTTGTACTCCGCAGAGCTTCTCTCGATCTACGTGAAAGGACTCCTAGGGTTAGAGAAAGGGCTCCCTAAAGTGTCAATCAGCGACCATACTTACGAGGCCCATATTAACGGGCCATCTTACCGTCCCTATGCTTTCTTTGCAGTCGTGAAGGGTGTTAGTCTAGACGACGAAAGTATTCGGCAGCTTATGCAGCTTCAGGAGAAGATACACCTGACATACGGTAGAGACAGGCGAAAGGTCTCCATAGGGCTTTATGACCTAACTGGCGTCGAGTTTCCTGTAAAATATTCGTCTGTTAAACCAGATGCTGTTAAGTTCAAACCGCTCGGCTTCACTATAGAGATGACTCCAAGAGAGGTTCTAAAGACCCACCCCAAGGGTATAGCGTACAGGCACCTTCTAGAGGGCCAGGAGGAGGTTCCGCTTATAGTTGACGCGAGGGATCAAGTTGTTAGCTTCCCGCCAATCACAAATAGTGAGGACTATAGACTAACAGAGAACTCAAAGGACATACTCATCGATGTTACAAGCACGGACCCCGAGGCTGGGAAGCGTATCATCACTCTTGTCGCCTACGCTGTAGCCATGCGAGGAGGTACAATACATGCTGTGCGTAACATTTACCGGGAAGATCTAAGGACAACTCCTATTACGGAGCCTGAAAGGATAGTCTACGACACGGCTCTGAATCAGATGCTCCTCGGACTTGATATTGATATAGAAAATACGGTCGAGCTCCTTGCAAGAATGAGGATGAAAGCATCACCGCTTTCACCTACAACACTCTCGGTAGAATACCCATATTTCAGAGTAGACATCCTTCACCCCGTTGACATAGCAGAAGAGGTTGCAATGGCATATGGTTTCGATACAATCGAGCCGAGCTACATGCCTCCACTCCACCCTGGACGTGAGGATGGCTTGGAAGTTTTCTCGAGAGCTGTCAGGGAAGGGATGATAGGGATGGGTTTTGTGGAGGTAAACAATTACATCATGACTAGCAAGGCGCTGATGTTTGATAGGATGAACCTCCCGGCAGGAGATATAATAGAGGTCGAGAACCCTAAGCACGAAACATTCCACGCCCTACGTGTCTGGATTTCTCCACAGCTTCTCGCCACTCTCTCGGCAAGCAAGCACGCAGGATACCCTCAAAGGATATTCGAGGTGGGAGACGTGGTAATACCAGACCCTATGCGCGAAAATAAAGCTAGGGACGAGAGGCACCTTGCCTTTGCTATCGCAGGTAGGGGCGTTACACTCACCGACGGGATGGCAGTCCTGAAGACACTTGCTTCTCAATTCGGGGTAGAAGTGACTTACCAGCCCCTAGAACACCCAAGCCTCATTCAGGGAAGATCAGCGAAAATCTATTCAAAGCTCGGAGAGCTAGGGATTATCGGCGAGGTTCATCCAGCCGTGCTACAAAGCTTTGAATTAAAAGTTCCAGTAGTTATTTGCGAGTTAGACCTTTCACACCTCAAAAGGTGCTTTGAAGAGTGCAGAAAGGCCTCCTAA
- a CDS encoding iron-containing alcohol dehydrogenase yields MTETTPFNLWLPTRIIFRRGAIETIGQLASKHGRKALVITGRTFARKYGYDAKIRQILEDSGLTCSFFSDVEPNPTYTTIRKAMEVASKVQPDVIVAFGGGSVIDAAKALNVVYTLGGSIEDYVYPKTVDERLTPLIAIPTTHGTGSEVTKYSVLVDETNKMKIAVSGDGIYPDYAVLDPLVLNYLPRDQSASTGLDALSHAIEAYFSRRSNPYSDLLALEAAGIIFRYLPCAVTGLFECREKVFYASMLAGIAINYSGTNLGHGLGYALTVELGLPHGLANAMILPGAARFYEGILPAKSETFYLKTGVARPPGGLEEAIQRLKASVGAPLKLRDLGVTREQLEHYVKEGLRYQRNLANAPLDVSESIVRSIFEAVY; encoded by the coding sequence ATGACGGAGACAACTCCCTTTAACTTGTGGCTTCCCACTAGGATAATTTTTCGGCGGGGGGCAATTGAAACCATCGGGCAGCTCGCCTCTAAGCACGGAAGAAAAGCCCTCGTTATTACGGGGCGGACCTTCGCCCGTAAATACGGCTATGACGCGAAGATTAGACAAATACTTGAAGATTCAGGCTTAACGTGTAGCTTTTTCAGCGATGTTGAACCGAACCCTACTTACACGACTATTAGAAAAGCCATGGAAGTAGCGAGTAAGGTTCAGCCAGACGTGATAGTAGCATTTGGGGGTGGCAGTGTGATTGATGCTGCTAAAGCCTTAAACGTGGTCTACACACTCGGAGGCAGCATAGAGGATTATGTGTATCCAAAAACGGTCGATGAAAGGCTTACTCCATTGATAGCAATTCCTACGACTCACGGTACGGGTAGCGAGGTGACTAAGTACTCTGTTCTTGTGGATGAGACTAACAAGATGAAAATAGCAGTTTCCGGTGATGGCATATATCCAGACTACGCAGTTCTCGACCCTCTGGTTCTAAATTATCTCCCACGTGATCAGTCCGCGAGTACAGGTCTTGACGCTCTGAGCCACGCCATTGAAGCTTATTTTAGCCGCAGGAGCAATCCATACTCCGACCTTCTCGCCTTGGAGGCAGCAGGAATAATATTCAGGTATCTGCCCTGTGCCGTGACTGGTCTTTTTGAGTGCAGAGAGAAGGTATTCTATGCTAGCATGTTAGCAGGGATAGCGATTAACTATAGTGGCACGAACCTGGGTCATGGTCTAGGCTATGCGCTCACAGTCGAGCTCGGTCTACCTCACGGGCTTGCAAACGCGATGATTCTACCCGGAGCAGCCCGATTCTATGAAGGAATACTCCCAGCAAAAAGTGAAACGTTCTATCTCAAAACGGGGGTTGCTAGACCGCCCGGCGGTTTAGAAGAGGCAATACAGAGACTAAAGGCGAGTGTTGGAGCACCTCTGAAGCTTCGGGATCTGGGAGTTACGCGGGAGCAGCTAGAACACTATGTCAAAGAAGGGCTTCGCTATCAGAGAAACCTAGCGAACGCGCCTTTGGATGTAAGTGAAAGCATTGTTCGTAGTATTTTTGAGGCCGTGTACTAG
- a CDS encoding NTPase — translation MNKNFLITGRPGIGKTTCLRRAAEILLSRNVVVGGMLTLEVREGGIRQGFQIIDLISGRKGKLADVNLNKGPRVGKYWVNLQDLEEIGVTAIRRALREAKVVIIDEIGPMELFSEAFREAVTAALDSPKPVLASIHFRARESTFGRMILSRPDVEVVELTISNREQVPVELARKIAQLVAA, via the coding sequence ATGAATAAGAACTTTCTAATCACAGGTAGACCCGGCATAGGGAAGACTACTTGTCTAAGGCGCGCCGCTGAAATCCTCTTGAGCAGAAACGTCGTAGTCGGGGGTATGTTAACGCTAGAGGTTAGGGAGGGTGGTATAAGGCAGGGCTTCCAAATCATTGACCTGATAAGTGGTAGAAAAGGAAAACTTGCCGACGTAAACCTAAACAAGGGGCCAAGGGTGGGAAAATATTGGGTAAACCTTCAGGACCTCGAGGAGATTGGTGTTACTGCGATTAGGAGAGCTCTCAGGGAGGCAAAAGTGGTGATAATTGATGAAATTGGACCAATGGAATTGTTTAGTGAAGCTTTCCGGGAGGCGGTGACAGCGGCACTAGATTCTCCAAAGCCTGTACTGGCATCCATCCATTTTAGAGCACGTGAGTCTACATTTGGCAGGATGATCCTAAGCAGACCTGACGTAGAGGTTGTCGAGCTAACAATATCTAACCGTGAGCAGGTCCCGGTTGAACTTGCAAGAAAAATAGCACAGCTGGTGGCAGCCTAG
- the pheS gene encoding phenylalanine--tRNA ligase subunit alpha, translated as MSVNGDHDSPILTKTYVSPRQMRILMAIQESELDVDELASRLNVKREDLMRDIEELKSKGLLEVERVEVPVYVLTKEGERCLKSGLPEENVLSLLSSLGSISREELTRKGVEKGFKPEEIEIGIAQLAAGKALIVESGLLKLVEPNAHELVERNKSALELIARGQLPEQQLLNTLRRRGLVELRKRTKLRLRATGTLSMLLSKGLLAEAPVITELTPEILESDSWRYAVFKPFDLKAEPPSIPAGRKHPYLEFLDWLREILVEMGFEEMKGPHVELELWNFDALFQAQDHPAREIHDTYFVKGNMLGEIRDLELLKRIASAHENGGGTGSKGWGYKWDPLRAARLILRTQTTAVSARTLYQRGAGEYMCFSLDRVFRPENLDAKHSMEFYQLEGIIVGRKVTFRNLLGFFNEMARRLGLGEVKVKPAYFPFTEPSVEGFIKHEKLGWIEVFPGGMFRPEMLAALGVKGVNVAAWGIGIDRIAMTVLGIDDIRLLFTQDLDFIRRAPRPLPTSLLR; from the coding sequence ATGAGCGTTAATGGTGACCATGACTCGCCAATTTTGACGAAAACCTACGTTTCTCCACGTCAAATGAGAATCCTGATGGCAATTCAAGAGTCAGAGCTCGACGTCGACGAGCTTGCGTCGCGGCTTAACGTTAAGCGCGAAGACCTCATGCGGGACATAGAGGAGTTAAAGTCGAAAGGACTACTCGAGGTTGAGAGAGTAGAAGTACCCGTCTACGTGCTTACAAAAGAGGGAGAAAGGTGTCTAAAATCAGGCCTTCCCGAGGAAAACGTTCTCAGCCTTCTCTCCTCTCTAGGTTCTATAAGTAGGGAAGAGTTAACACGAAAGGGCGTCGAGAAGGGTTTTAAGCCTGAGGAAATAGAGATCGGCATAGCCCAGCTGGCAGCTGGGAAAGCGTTGATCGTGGAGTCTGGGCTTCTAAAGCTTGTAGAGCCTAACGCGCATGAGCTCGTCGAGAGGAATAAGAGCGCTTTGGAACTCATAGCTCGAGGACAGCTCCCTGAGCAACAACTCCTAAACACGTTGAGGAGGAGGGGCTTAGTCGAGCTCAGGAAAAGGACCAAGCTGAGGCTCAGAGCAACAGGGACACTTTCAATGCTATTAAGCAAAGGGCTCCTGGCGGAAGCTCCCGTCATCACCGAGCTTACTCCAGAGATACTGGAGAGTGATAGCTGGAGATACGCCGTCTTTAAGCCCTTCGACCTTAAAGCCGAGCCTCCAAGTATTCCGGCTGGGCGCAAACACCCATATCTCGAATTCCTAGACTGGCTTAGAGAGATACTTGTTGAAATGGGCTTCGAGGAGATGAAGGGGCCTCATGTCGAGCTAGAACTTTGGAACTTTGATGCCTTGTTCCAGGCTCAAGACCACCCGGCCCGCGAGATACACGACACGTACTTCGTGAAAGGTAACATGCTAGGCGAGATCCGCGACCTAGAACTCTTAAAGAGGATCGCAAGCGCCCACGAAAACGGGGGCGGGACAGGCTCTAAGGGTTGGGGCTACAAGTGGGATCCGCTCAGGGCTGCAAGGCTTATACTCCGGACGCAGACGACAGCCGTCTCGGCGAGAACCTTGTACCAGAGGGGGGCTGGCGAGTATATGTGTTTCTCGCTCGACAGAGTGTTCAGGCCTGAGAACCTCGATGCAAAGCACAGCATGGAGTTCTACCAGCTCGAAGGAATTATCGTTGGTAGAAAAGTGACCTTCCGAAACCTACTCGGATTCTTCAACGAGATGGCCAGAAGGTTGGGTCTAGGCGAGGTCAAGGTGAAGCCGGCCTATTTCCCCTTCACTGAGCCAAGCGTTGAAGGCTTTATAAAACACGAGAAGCTGGGCTGGATAGAGGTTTTTCCAGGGGGTATGTTTAGACCCGAGATGCTTGCAGCTCTAGGCGTAAAAGGGGTAAACGTTGCCGCCTGGGGTATAGGTATTGACAGGATAGCTATGACTGTTTTAGGAATCGATGATATACGCCTCCTCTTCACCCAGGATCTAGACTTTATTCGGCGGGCGCCTAGACCCCTCCCCACAAGCCTTCTGAGGTGA
- a CDS encoding HAD family hydrolase, with amino-acid sequence MQKGLLIDFWGTLFYPVVTIEEYHRLRSLKVAEALASNGYEFDVEDVYRAYIEARLLADEIRNNTFREVDLQGEIIIFLNKLNVKPNRELLKSLSEAYMYPYLNSMTMALGAPELLIHAKSLGYKVIIASNTFSGEHTLKLLKHKGLSTLFDAFAFSDEIAYRKPHPRFYSWIVYNTGIIPTKSIFVGDEEADIIGAKNLGMKTVAYTGFHEYNGREKPDYTVKNMSEIKLLLETV; translated from the coding sequence GTGCAGAAAGGCCTCCTAATAGATTTCTGGGGAACGCTATTCTACCCAGTGGTTACAATAGAGGAATACCATAGGCTTCGCTCCCTAAAGGTTGCCGAAGCCCTGGCTAGCAACGGGTATGAATTCGATGTCGAAGATGTCTACCGGGCATACATTGAAGCCCGTCTCCTAGCCGATGAGATAAGGAACAACACGTTCCGCGAGGTGGATCTCCAGGGAGAGATAATAATATTCCTGAATAAATTAAACGTCAAGCCCAACCGTGAATTACTCAAATCGCTTAGCGAGGCATACATGTATCCATACCTGAACTCGATGACCATGGCACTGGGCGCACCGGAGCTACTCATTCATGCCAAGAGTCTCGGCTACAAGGTTATAATAGCATCCAACACTTTTAGTGGGGAGCATACTCTAAAACTTCTCAAGCACAAAGGGCTATCAACACTCTTTGATGCTTTCGCTTTTTCCGATGAGATAGCCTACAGGAAACCACATCCAAGGTTCTACTCCTGGATAGTTTACAACACCGGTATAATCCCAACAAAGAGTATCTTCGTCGGGGACGAAGAAGCCGATATCATAGGGGCGAAAAACTTGGGGATGAAGACGGTGGCATACACAGGTTTCCATGAGTACAATGGCCGGGAGAAACCGGACTATACGGTTAAGAATATGAGCGAGATAAAACTTCTCCTAGAAACTGTTTAG
- a CDS encoding glycogen/starch/alpha-glucan phosphorylase: protein MPAEAIISITPEIALDEGFTYAGGLGVLEGDKFYAASRLGLNYHVLSLLYRGGYVDYEFDADGSPRPVPQGQPKSFLDKLQRCCELEVTLKGERVGVSTWVYTKGSARVVFFEPVEPDWAKSIVDRVFIERDPKEKFLKYVFLARASAEYIKNVVGVEYVKYIDLQEAYTALLPLVLNLPGYFRLIIHTPGSWGHPSFPREYFEQEFGYKMIEDKVVLTTLGAIMSRELIMVSAKHFNVMRRVIPHLIDKARFVTNGVDIERWMHPSIRDHLLNGGLNNGVLAEAKKKIREEAVRLVGSRKHVSIDPETPIVVWARRITKYKRPYFALKLIEEADRDVFFLLGGKAHPEDKEGLGYMRKFKELEKSRPNVVYFPDYDVQKARTILAGGDILLFTPFSGYEASGTSFMKAALNATASIASRDGAAIELIKDGVNGWLFGNDIRDLIDFARDPRVPEIDSREYEELKVKLAKALDLFRSDREGFLNIGLNAVLTFTPRVDITRVLTEYYPDLAHSNA, encoded by the coding sequence ATGCCCGCTGAAGCCATAATAAGCATTACACCCGAAATAGCTCTCGATGAGGGATTCACGTACGCCGGCGGACTCGGTGTACTAGAGGGGGACAAGTTTTACGCAGCTTCACGTCTTGGATTAAACTATCACGTCCTCTCGCTCCTCTATCGTGGAGGCTACGTAGACTATGAGTTCGACGCTGACGGAAGCCCCAGGCCAGTCCCGCAAGGTCAACCCAAGAGCTTTCTCGATAAACTTCAACGATGCTGTGAGCTCGAAGTAACGCTTAAAGGTGAAAGAGTAGGCGTTTCCACATGGGTCTACACTAAAGGTAGTGCTAGAGTGGTATTCTTTGAGCCAGTGGAACCGGACTGGGCCAAGAGTATAGTTGATAGAGTCTTTATCGAGAGAGACCCAAAAGAAAAATTCCTGAAGTATGTTTTCCTCGCCCGTGCATCAGCGGAGTATATAAAAAATGTTGTTGGAGTTGAATACGTCAAGTATATCGACTTGCAAGAGGCATATACTGCACTGCTACCCCTCGTACTCAACCTTCCCGGATACTTCAGACTAATCATCCATACGCCCGGCTCATGGGGACACCCGTCATTTCCCAGAGAATACTTTGAGCAAGAATTTGGATACAAAATGATAGAGGACAAAGTTGTTCTGACAACCCTGGGGGCCATAATGTCTCGAGAGCTAATAATGGTTTCAGCAAAGCACTTTAATGTTATGAGGAGGGTAATACCTCACCTTATTGACAAGGCCAGATTCGTTACTAACGGTGTTGACATTGAGAGATGGATGCATCCGAGTATTCGTGACCATCTGTTGAACGGGGGTCTGAACAACGGTGTTCTAGCGGAGGCCAAGAAAAAAATTCGTGAAGAAGCTGTGCGTCTCGTCGGCTCGCGTAAGCACGTGAGTATAGACCCTGAAACCCCCATAGTCGTGTGGGCGAGACGTATCACCAAGTATAAACGCCCATACTTTGCCTTGAAGTTGATAGAGGAAGCGGACAGAGATGTCTTCTTCCTGCTTGGGGGTAAGGCTCACCCCGAGGACAAGGAAGGTCTCGGGTACATGAGAAAGTTTAAAGAGCTAGAAAAGAGTAGACCGAATGTAGTATACTTTCCCGACTACGATGTGCAGAAGGCCAGAACAATCCTTGCAGGCGGAGACATCCTACTATTCACCCCGTTCTCGGGATACGAGGCCAGTGGGACCAGCTTCATGAAGGCTGCACTAAACGCTACAGCATCGATAGCTTCACGCGACGGTGCTGCCATCGAACTGATAAAGGATGGGGTGAATGGATGGCTCTTCGGAAACGATATACGAGACCTTATAGACTTTGCCAGGGATCCCCGCGTCCCCGAGATTGATTCGCGTGAATACGAGGAGCTTAAAGTTAAGCTGGCGAAGGCCCTCGATCTCTTCAGGTCGGATCGCGAAGGGTTCCTGAATATTGGGCTAAATGCCGTCTTGACATTCACACCAAGAGTAGACATTACAAGGGTTCTGACTGAGTACTACCCGGACCTTGCACACTCAAACGCATAA
- the surE gene encoding 5'/3'-nucleotidase SurE yields MALKILLTNDDGPFSPGLAILREAVKDLGQVFTVVPETPKSATGLGLTLHKPVRVNKLKVDQEHIYLVSGTPSDVIYIAMNVVTGKPDLVVSGVNIGDNLSVQVILSSGTLGAVLQASIEGIPGVAFSASVDSPEELEEPEYRKFITRTSRIILESLLKTGFPEGVDALNVNFPPVITSEVVVARPARRRFSTAVVKRRDPQGRPYYWLYGQPVEVEKDTDVYAVLEDGKIAITPISLGMLFEHKVETIDTFLKEIKNRLEG; encoded by the coding sequence ATGGCTCTCAAAATTCTATTAACAAACGATGACGGTCCCTTCTCACCCGGCCTAGCGATTCTACGCGAAGCAGTTAAAGACCTGGGACAGGTCTTCACCGTTGTGCCCGAGACTCCCAAATCCGCCACGGGACTCGGTCTAACCCTCCACAAACCAGTACGCGTGAACAAGTTAAAGGTTGATCAGGAGCACATTTATCTGGTAAGTGGAACTCCCAGCGACGTTATCTACATAGCCATGAACGTTGTGACGGGTAAGCCTGACTTGGTGGTCTCAGGAGTAAACATAGGAGATAACTTGAGCGTCCAAGTCATCCTCTCATCGGGTACCCTGGGGGCTGTCCTACAAGCCTCCATAGAAGGGATACCTGGAGTGGCTTTTAGCGCATCCGTGGACTCCCCTGAGGAGTTGGAAGAACCTGAGTACAGAAAGTTTATAACGAGAACCTCACGGATAATACTGGAAAGCCTTCTCAAAACTGGTTTCCCAGAAGGAGTGGACGCCTTGAACGTAAATTTCCCACCTGTTATCACGAGTGAAGTAGTCGTTGCGCGTCCGGCAAGGAGAAGGTTCTCTACGGCCGTCGTGAAGAGGAGAGACCCCCAGGGAAGACCCTATTACTGGCTATACGGACAGCCCGTCGAGGTCGAGAAAGACACAGACGTCTACGCGGTGCTCGAGGACGGCAAGATCGCAATAACGCCGATATCGCTTGGTATGCTGTTCGAACACAAAGTTGAGACAATAGACACGTTTCTCAAGGAAATCAAAAACAGACTTGAAGGATGA
- a CDS encoding nucleotidyltransferase domain-containing protein, translating into MMSLVEPLVPIITEMLGEDVKGVVLYGSSTVPADHSPLSDINIAVLLRKKPSIETMASLTDRLGPDVSVLFLTIDELKRLREEGEFIAHEIIRGGRILYADEEATRELAKTPPITERTKSYLRRHSTACLGLCLENYFNGRFSLSLNYAFKSLRSACRLLAVEDSLVILSDGEMLGYLEKKGMQDIIAVYRELRDRRFKGVRKGELLSVLNVALKSSMKILGFEPLEINQVIETIEKEFRFVSDVKFRLENGSPTLHVTGLNNKGSNHEILISLRK; encoded by the coding sequence ATGATGAGTCTAGTGGAGCCCCTGGTACCAATCATCACCGAAATGCTTGGAGAAGATGTAAAGGGAGTAGTGTTGTACGGGTCATCCACAGTCCCAGCAGACCATTCCCCTCTAAGCGACATTAACATAGCAGTACTCCTACGCAAAAAACCCTCCATTGAGACTATGGCCTCTCTTACTGACAGGCTTGGCCCTGACGTATCAGTGCTCTTCCTAACGATAGACGAGTTGAAAAGGTTAAGAGAGGAGGGCGAGTTCATAGCTCACGAGATTATTAGAGGAGGAAGGATACTCTACGCTGATGAAGAAGCAACTAGGGAGTTAGCGAAAACTCCACCAATTACGGAGCGTACAAAATCTTATCTACGGAGACATTCCACGGCTTGTCTCGGACTGTGTCTCGAGAACTATTTCAATGGACGGTTCAGCCTATCACTAAACTATGCGTTTAAGTCCCTTCGAAGTGCTTGTCGTCTGTTAGCAGTCGAGGACTCGCTTGTTATCCTTTCGGACGGCGAGATGCTCGGCTATCTTGAGAAGAAGGGAATGCAAGACATTATAGCTGTCTACCGGGAACTCCGTGACAGGAGGTTCAAGGGAGTGAGAAAAGGGGAACTTCTAAGCGTGCTCAATGTAGCCCTCAAGTCATCCATGAAGATCCTAGGCTTTGAACCCCTGGAAATTAATCAGGTGATTGAAACCATCGAGAAAGAGTTTCGATTTGTCTCAGACGTTAAGTTTCGATTAGAGAATGGTTCCCCAACCCTTCACGTCACAGGCTTAAACAACAAGGGCAGTAACCATGAAATACTCATCTCGCTTCGAAAATAG